A genomic region of Bernardetia sp. ABR2-2B contains the following coding sequences:
- a CDS encoding S49 family peptidase → MSLRNTLASINSSKWAITQAHATDYLRVLDAALDSDQTDVSPKAAIASYENADAEKTEIAEYDDKIAIVRIEGAIMKSGWCNYGTEDYANYIENTFADDESIKGMLLIVDSGGGQVAGTQRLYKAIQNAQKPIIGLASSVAASAGYWIVAPTQKIFIESETDEVGSIGAFVSFSDYSEYFKEAGIKRHEIYARKSSNKNKEVREALKDNYTPMLDNVLDPLVDIFIKDIKTARPNISEEVFSGGIYIAERAIQVGLVDDIKSEKEAMEYLRSQINSNNSQPQQTQIYMSKLTIGANIMKKLGFGDATEKETSLEVNQSGLTKLDAALQELQEAEESNQKLTSEKSELSKKVKDLEAEKLVLEQKVTELKAKNEEYSKVAAASPAAPVSATQKTETADTTPKDDDIFAEFNAKVEADFGA, encoded by the coding sequence ATGTCTTTAAGAAATACACTTGCTTCGATAAACTCCTCAAAATGGGCAATCACACAAGCACACGCAACTGATTATTTGCGTGTGCTTGACGCTGCATTAGATTCTGATCAAACAGATGTTTCTCCAAAAGCAGCTATTGCAAGTTATGAAAATGCCGATGCCGAAAAAACTGAAATTGCCGAATACGATGATAAAATCGCAATCGTAAGGATTGAGGGCGCAATTATGAAAAGTGGATGGTGCAACTATGGAACAGAAGATTACGCAAACTACATTGAAAATACTTTTGCTGATGATGAATCTATCAAGGGTATGCTACTCATTGTAGATTCAGGAGGAGGACAAGTTGCAGGAACGCAACGCCTTTACAAAGCTATTCAAAACGCTCAAAAACCAATCATAGGACTGGCTTCAAGTGTCGCTGCAAGTGCAGGGTATTGGATTGTTGCACCCACACAAAAAATATTCATTGAATCGGAAACGGACGAAGTAGGCAGTATAGGGGCGTTCGTTTCCTTCTCTGATTACTCCGAATACTTCAAAGAAGCAGGTATAAAAAGACATGAGATTTACGCTCGTAAATCAAGTAACAAAAACAAGGAAGTACGAGAAGCATTGAAGGATAATTATACTCCAATGCTTGATAATGTACTTGATCCCCTTGTAGATATTTTCATCAAAGACATCAAAACGGCACGTCCAAATATTTCTGAAGAAGTCTTTTCAGGAGGTATTTATATTGCCGAACGTGCAATTCAAGTAGGATTAGTCGACGACATTAAAAGCGAAAAAGAGGCAATGGAATATTTGCGCTCTCAAATAAATTCAAATAATTCTCAACCTCAACAAACTCAAATTTATATGAGCAAATTAACCATAGGTGCAAACATCATGAAAAAGTTAGGCTTTGGTGATGCGACTGAAAAAGAAACTTCATTAGAGGTCAATCAATCAGGTTTAACAAAGTTAGACGCTGCACTTCAAGAACTTCAAGAAGCTGAAGAGTCTAATCAAAAACTCACTTCCGAAAAAAGCGAACTTTCAAAAAAAGTCAAAGACTTGGAAGCTGAAAAACTGGTTTTAGAGCAGAAAGTAACAGAACTCAAAGCCAAAAACGAAGAATATTCAAAAGTTGCAGCAGCAAGTCCAGCAGCTCCAGTTTCTGCTACTCAAAAAACTGAAACGGCTGATACAACGCCAAAAGATGATGATATTTTTGCTGAATTTAATGCAAAAGTTGAAGCTGACTTTGGAGCTTAA
- a CDS encoding ArdC-like ssDNA-binding domain-containing protein, with protein MTNIQEITELANIHAAEYGTSRKEKYIYLSNLSRSLLEAIEDDNLTAEFYEDCENTNAILKKYYQNQYRVKEFNTFKGWQKEGFKVRKGAKAFLLWSKPKGKKVDEEKKVEINKNVFVEGAISEETEEKKKYYIAYLFSNLQVEKIEL; from the coding sequence ATGACAAATATACAGGAAATTACGGAACTTGCAAATATACATGCAGCCGAATACGGCACGAGCAGAAAAGAAAAATATATTTACCTCTCAAATCTTAGTAGAAGTCTATTAGAAGCGATTGAGGATGATAATTTGACAGCCGAGTTTTACGAAGATTGCGAAAATACAAACGCAATTCTTAAAAAATACTACCAAAATCAATACAGAGTAAAAGAATTTAACACTTTCAAAGGGTGGCAAAAAGAAGGCTTTAAGGTCAGAAAAGGCGCAAAAGCGTTTCTTTTATGGTCAAAACCAAAAGGAAAAAAAGTTGATGAAGAGAAAAAAGTAGAAATAAATAAAAATGTTTTTGTAGAAGGTGCAATTTCAGAAGAAACCGAAGAAAAGAAAAAATATTATATCGCTTATTTATTTTCTAACCTACAAGTCGAAAAAATAGAATTATGA
- a CDS encoding DUF6712 family protein, producing the protein MKLLIKETVEVKEYVENVALTKSIKNIRPSLKTATTKYLFRYIPRDFYKDFSKKYDDGDLNEFEEELLPYLQETIVLYAFAISTAKRQVIETDSGIHIISTANQKTAFEHQIKALKDTYLEDANYALEELLEFLTENADKTELLKWRKSDYFTETNECFIKNSKECNKIASSLNIEARHFIEMKSDLMKVQEKQIKATLTPSLYEELLKQYKGSNVNERNKKLLQPIKEAILYLGYVKYTDLQQLKNTTDGTTIPKKTTNSLSSREQATGEVLSAFSFRLYEEGNAALGELKTFLDDNYRDYPLYENSKNFGQPKVIQNDKNNSYYVP; encoded by the coding sequence ATGAAATTACTTATAAAAGAAACTGTAGAAGTAAAGGAATACGTAGAAAATGTAGCACTTACAAAATCTATTAAAAATATTCGTCCTTCTTTAAAAACGGCAACTACAAAGTATTTATTTAGGTATATTCCTAGAGATTTTTATAAAGATTTTTCTAAAAAGTATGATGACGGAGATTTGAATGAGTTTGAAGAAGAACTATTACCTTATCTACAAGAAACTATAGTATTATATGCTTTTGCTATTTCAACAGCAAAAAGGCAAGTTATAGAAACGGATTCTGGAATTCATATTATCAGCACAGCAAATCAAAAAACAGCTTTTGAACATCAAATAAAAGCATTAAAAGACACTTATTTAGAAGATGCAAACTATGCACTGGAAGAACTTTTAGAGTTTCTCACAGAAAACGCTGATAAAACAGAACTTCTCAAATGGAGAAAGTCTGATTATTTCACAGAAACAAATGAATGTTTTATCAAAAACTCAAAGGAGTGCAACAAAATTGCATCATCATTAAATATTGAAGCTCGTCATTTTATAGAAATGAAATCTGATTTGATGAAGGTGCAAGAAAAGCAAATCAAAGCTACTTTGACTCCTTCTTTGTATGAAGAGCTGCTCAAACAATACAAAGGAAGTAATGTAAATGAGCGCAACAAAAAGCTTTTACAGCCCATCAAAGAAGCGATTTTGTATCTAGGCTATGTAAAATATACCGACTTACAACAGCTAAAAAATACTACAGATGGAACGACAATTCCTAAAAAAACTACTAATTCTTTATCTTCAAGAGAACAGGCAACTGGAGAAGTTCTAAGTGCTTTTTCTTTCAGACTGTACGAAGAAGGAAACGCAGCTCTAGGAGAACTAAAAACTTTCTTAGATGATAATTATAGAGATTATCCCCTTTACGAAAACTCTAAAAATTTTGGACAACCTAAAGTAATCCAAAATGATAAAAATAATTCTTATTATGTACCCTAA